A section of the Felis catus isolate Fca126 chromosome B2, F.catus_Fca126_mat1.0, whole genome shotgun sequence genome encodes:
- the TBCC gene encoding tubulin-specific chaperone C, translating to MSGQSQDALVGGLSQGAPGGSKAGERKLEVKMETAACSAAAANGAVGSQRDRSLVPERLQRREQERQLEVERRKQKRQNQEVEEEKSDFFAAAFARERAAVEELLEGGESMERLEEAAARLQGLQKLVNDSVLFLAAYDLRQGQEALTRLQTTLAERRQELQPKKRFAFKTRRKDAASAAKVDSAPGAPAAEGILASPPPLKEEGGIGSSWVFGFSNVESQVLEKRAEELHQRDVLLTELSKCTVRLYGNPNTLRLAKARSCTVLCGPVSTSVFLEDCSDCVLAVACQQLRVHTTRDTRIFLQVTSRAIVEDCSGIQFAPYTWSYPGIDKDFEGSGLDRSKNNWNDVDDFNWLARDMASPNWSILPEEERMVQWD from the coding sequence ATGTCCGGCCAATCACAGGACGCGTTGGTGGGAGGCCTCTCGCAGGGCGCGCCAGGAGGAAGCAAGGCAGGAGAAAGGAAGCTTGAAGTCAAGATGGAGACTGCTGCTTGCTCCGCCGCCGCGGCGAATGGGGCCGTGGGGTCGCAGCGGGACCGGAGCCTGGTGCCTGAGCGGCTTCAGAGACGAGAGCAAGAGCGTCAACTGGAGGTGGAAAGGCGGAAGCAAAAGCGGCAGAaccaggaggtggaggaggagaagagcgACTTTTTCGCTGCCGCCTTCGCTCGGGAGCGAGCGGCCGTGGAAGAGCTTCTGGAGGGCGGAGAATCCATGGAGCGGCTGGAGGAGGCGGCCGCTCGGCTCCAGGGCCTGCAGAAACTTGTCAACGACTCGGTTTTGTTTCTGGCCGCCTACGACCTGCGGCAGGGACAGGAGGCGCTGACGCGGCTACAGACGACCCTGGCCGAGCGGCGCCAGGAGCTGCAGCCCAAGAAGCGTTTCGCTTTCAAGACCCGGAGGAAGGACGCTGCTTCGGCCGCCAAAGTAGACTCCGCTCCTGGAGCCCCGGCGGCGGAAGGCATCCTGGCCTCCCCGCCGCCCttgaaggaggagggaggcatCGGCTCCAGCTGGGTCTTCGGCTTCTCCAACGTGGAGTCCCAAGTCTTGGAGAAGAGGGCAGAGGAGCTGCACCAGCGTGACGTTCTTTTGACCGAACTGAGCAAATGCACAGTCAGACTGTATGGCAATCCCAACACCCTGCGGCTGGCCAAAGCCCGAAGTTGCACGGTGCTCTGCGGCCCAGTGTCCACCTCTGTGTTCTTGGAGGACTGCAGTGATTGCGTGCTGGCCGTGGCCTGCCAACAGCTGCGCGTACACACTACGAGAGACACCCGCATCTTCTTGCAGGTGACCAGCAGGGCCATCGTGGAAGACTGTAGCGGGATCCAGTTCGCCCCTTATACCTGGAGCTACCCGGGTATCGACAAGGACTTCGAGGGCTCTGGTTTAGATAGGAGCAAAAATAACTGGAACGACGTCGACGATTTTAACTGGCTGGCCCGGGATATGGCCTCCCCAAACTGGAGTATTCTTCCTGAAGAAGAGCGAATGGTCCAGTGGGACTAA